The Arthrobacter oryzae DNA window CGGGGAACCACGCAGCCGATCAGTGAAATGAACAGCAGGATGTAGATGGCCGAGAACCACGCCGAGGAGTACACGTCGTAGAGCTGGAGGGAGTCCAGGATCTTGCCGTAGTCCGGGTTGTCCGCGATGTACTGGGTGACGATCGACGGGTTCGCGGGGCGCTGCGGGAACAGCGATCCGGGCACGGCGGCAACAGCGAGCAGGAGCAGCAGGAACAGCGCGGTGCGCATGCTGGTCAGCTGGGTCCAGGCCCACCGCAGCATGCCTTTGAGCCCCAGCGCCGGCAGCGCAGCTTCCGCCTTGGCTTTGGCCACGGGAGTGGCCGCGTTATTGTCCGCGCCTGATTTTCCGGCAGTGGTCTCTGCTTGGTTCTCCGCTGATTCGTCCACGGGTGCTGGCTTGTTCTTGTCGTTCACTCGCTCGCTCATCAGATCGGCAATTTCACATCGGTTTGGAACCAGTACTGCAGCCCGGACACCCAGGCGCCCCATACACCGCTGGCCATCAGGAGGCCCAGGACCACCAGGATTCCGCCGCCGATCCGCTGGATGGCGAGGCGGTGCTTGCGGAAGAAGGACATCACGCCGACACCGCGGCGGACGGCCAGCGCAATCAGCAGGAACGGGATACCCAGTCCCAGGCTGTAGACAAAGGCCAGGAACGCGCCCTTGGCAGCCGAGGACCCTCCGGACATGCTCAGCAGTTGGACGGCGGAGTAGGTGGGGCCGATGCACGGCGCCCACCCCAGTCCGAAGGTGATGCCCAGCAACGGTGCACCCCACAGCCCGGCCGGCGGTTTGGCGTGGATCTTGGCGTCCCGCTGCAGCCAGCCGAATCCGCCCATGAACACCACGCCCATGATGATCACCAGGATGCCCAGCACCTGGGTGATCCAGGCGTTCTGGCCGCCGCTGATCATGGATCCCAACTGGCCGAACGCGCCGCCCAGCAGGACGAAGATCACCGAGAAGCCGAGCACGAACAGGCCGATTCCGGCAAGCATCCGGCCGCGTTTCTGCTTCTCCAGGTCCACGCCGGTCAGTCCGGTGACATAGCCCAGGTATCCGGGCACCAGCGGCAGGACGCACGGCGAGAGGAAAGACACGAGTCCGGCGAGCAACGCCACGGGGATGGCGAGCAGCAGGGAACCGCTCAGGATGGCTTCGGCGAAGGGGCTGTTCACGGTGGGGGCGCCGCCGTTACTCTGCCACGGCGGCGGCTATGAGGGCTTTGAGCGTGCCCTTTTGGATTTCACCCAGGACACGGGAGGCAACCCGGCCCTGCTTGTCCAGCACCAGCGTGGTGGGCACAGCACCCGGGGGAACCAGCCCGGAGACGGCCAGAAGCACGCCGCCGTCCTTGTCATGGAAGCTGGGGTAGGTCAGGTTGAAGGTCTTGTCGAACGCCTCGGCGGCGGCCTTTTCATCGCGGAGGTTCACGCCGTAGAACTGCACGCCCTGCTCCTTGAACTCCTGGTGGAGGGCTTCGAGCGAGGGCGCTTCGACGCGGCACGGTGCGCAGGCGGCGAACCAGAAGTTGAGGACCGTGACTTTGCCGACGAAGTCAGCGGGCTCCACGGTGGTGCCGTTGAACAGCGTGCCCTTGATGCTGACGGCGGATTTGCGGTCTGCGGCGGCAAACTCGGTCACCGAGCCGTCCCCGGCCACGTAGTTCTTGTTGTCTCCGGCCTTGGCCTGCTTGGCCAGGGCGTCCTCCTGGGCGCACGCGGAAAGCCCCAGGGTAAGGGCGGCCAGGCCGAGGCCCCCCGCTGCCAAAACGCTGCGGCGCGACGCCGCGTTCGTCATTTCATGGCGTGCGCCAACTGCCTTGGTGAACTTGAATCCGGCCACGCTCAGGCCCCCGGAGTGTTCGAGGCGCCGGGCAGAAGTGCGGCAGCAGGCTCGCTGTACTCAACGCGCAGGAGCGTGCCGTCGTCGTCGAACACCAGCGACGTGATGGACGTGAGCGTGCATTCGCGCTTGCGCGGATCATGCCAGAGGGGCTTGCCCTCGGCGCTCAGGCGGGTAGACCAGATGGGGAGCTGGTGGCTGACCAGGATGGCCTCGGCGCCCTCCCCGCCCAGCTCAATGGCACGACGGCGCGCGTCCTGCACCGCCGCGATGACGCGGGCGGCCTGGTTCTTGTACGGCTCACCCCAGGACGGCACGAAGGGGTTGCGCAGGTACAGCCAGTGCTTTGGCTTGCGGAGCTCGGCCTTGTTGACCTTGAGGCCTTCAAAGTGGTTCTCAGCTTCGATAATGCGCGCCTCGGTGTGGATCTCAAGGTTCAGCGCTTCCGATATGGGGAGGGCTGTTTCCTGCGCGCGGGTGAGCGGTGACGCCACCAGGTGCACGATGTTGGCCCCGCCGGCTGCGCGGTCACTGAAGTGCACCGCGAGGGTCTTGGCCATCTGCTGCCCGAGATCGGAGAGGTGGAATTCCGGCAGCCGTCCGTACAGGACGCCGTCCGG harbors:
- a CDS encoding TlpA family protein disulfide reductase; the encoded protein is MTNAASRRSVLAAGGLGLAALTLGLSACAQEDALAKQAKAGDNKNYVAGDGSVTEFAAADRKSAVSIKGTLFNGTTVEPADFVGKVTVLNFWFAACAPCRVEAPSLEALHQEFKEQGVQFYGVNLRDEKAAAEAFDKTFNLTYPSFHDKDGGVLLAVSGLVPPGAVPTTLVLDKQGRVASRVLGEIQKGTLKALIAAAVAE
- a CDS encoding histidine phosphatase family protein, with the translated sequence MPQATVHLLRHGEVHNPDGVLYGRLPEFHLSDLGQQMAKTLAVHFSDRAAGGANIVHLVASPLTRAQETALPISEALNLEIHTEARIIEAENHFEGLKVNKAELRKPKHWLYLRNPFVPSWGEPYKNQAARVIAAVQDARRRAIELGGEGAEAILVSHQLPIWSTRLSAEGKPLWHDPRKRECTLTSITSLVFDDDGTLLRVEYSEPAAALLPGASNTPGA
- a CDS encoding cytochrome c biogenesis CcdA family protein; its protein translation is MNSPFAEAILSGSLLLAIPVALLAGLVSFLSPCVLPLVPGYLGYVTGLTGVDLEKQKRGRMLAGIGLFVLGFSVIFVLLGGAFGQLGSMISGGQNAWITQVLGILVIIMGVVFMGGFGWLQRDAKIHAKPPAGLWGAPLLGITFGLGWAPCIGPTYSAVQLLSMSGGSSAAKGAFLAFVYSLGLGIPFLLIALAVRRGVGVMSFFRKHRLAIQRIGGGILVVLGLLMASGVWGAWVSGLQYWFQTDVKLPI